CTAACTCAAAACCGTTTTCTTCTATATTAACTGAGTTATAGACATTACTTATCTTTAAATTTGTATTATTAGGAATAGGGTCATACTTCTCTTCAATATAGTATTCATTCCCTGTGAAAAAATGTTCCAAGACAAGAGGTGTTGTTGGGTGAGTTTTAAGAATCTCTAATAAAACTCTGTTATATATTTGAGCTCCAGAAAAAATACAAGCATATGTATGTTTTTTTATATTACTCAGTTTATCTTTCCAAAAATCAATCCAAGACCAGGCAGCAGCTAAGTTTAGCAGTAATGCCCTAGAGTCCGTTTGCATCATGAACAAAAATAAATCACTATCATCAGGCACACCGCTTAATAAAAGTCTAAAGCTGTCAATTGGCAAATAATATGATAATGCTTCATCTCTGCATACTTTAAAAAGATTAATTCCATTTACTGTAAAGTAATATAATTCCTCTCTATCTTGTTCCAGCAATTCATTATATTTTGGTTGCAATTCATCAAAAAAACACTCATAATTCCCGTAAGCGCTTACCCATTTATTCCTTTCGCGTACAAAAGTATGATATATCTTATGCCTTTCAATAAAATCAAATAAACTTTTAAAATTCCTTACATGAAAATGTACGCTATCGGAAAATAAAATGCTTATATTTTTCATTATAATCACCTTACCATATTTTTATAGATTAATGAGGTTTTTTCCATTACATCTTGCCATGTCATTATATTTTTTGAACTTGCGAACGCATTTTTTTCTAATTCTTGGTAATTAATGTCTTGAGAAAAATGGTTAATATTATCAATATCTTTTTCAATATCACCAGTTAAAATAATACCATTCACACCATTTTTAACATAGTCATTCACCATTCCAACAGGTGTCGATATTATTGGTGTGCCTGATGCAATTGCCTCAGGGATATTTGCAGGGCCACCTTCATACAAGCTAGTTACTAAAAGGAAATTGAGTTGTTTATATAAATCTCCATAACAAAAATATGGTAGTCTTTCATAGCACTTTACTTCAAAACCATATTGTGCAGCTTTATATGCTGTTATTGTTCTATCAACGCCGACAAAAATAAATTTGTATTTTTGTGAATCCAGTCTTTTGAAAATCTCATAAAGATAAGCTTCCCCTTAACTTTGCGACCATATCTTTTTGAAATAAAACCGATATTAATCTTATCAGTTTTTTTCTTTGACATTAGTGTATTACAAAATACATCTGAATTATAACCATGTGGGATAACTTCAGTATTTGTTAACCCCTTATTATGTATGAATGCTTGTTGCATTGAATTAAGACATAATATTTTCTTTGCCTCCATATATCTAGGATGAAATTTTTCATAATTTAACCAAGGATCTGTATCATTTAAGTCATGGTGAATAGTTACAACAGAGTTTGCTTTTAGCTCGCTTTCCAAATGAGGGCGGTGATAGTGATAGAGGTCTGCGTTATCAATTGGTCTGCAACTTTCAACTATCGATATCTCTTTGTCACAATATTTTTTATAATAAGAAAGAAGATCCGTAAAGATTCCACTTGTAATATTAGATGACATTACATGATTAACTATTATAGACATAACAATGTACTTTGATAATTTGGCAGGAATAATAAATAAAGTTATTTTACATTTTTTATATCAAAAGAATATTCATCAAGAGCATCTATTACAGAGTCATAATACTTAATCTCATCATATGCTTTAAGATATATAGCTATATCACAAAATTCTTTTAATGCGTTTAGACTATGAGATACCATTATAATATTAGATTTTTCATAACGTTCTTTAAAAATCCTCGAGCATTTTTCTTTAAATCGAGCATCGCCAACAGCTGTGACTTCATCAACTAAATAATAATCAAAATCAAATGCCATACTTAAGCCAAAACCAAGGCGTGATTTCATCCCAGATGAATAAGTTTTGATAGGCATATCAAAATAATGCCCAAGCTCAGAAAAATCTTCAACAAACTTTATTTTTGATTGTAATTCATTTTTTTTAGAATATAATCTAGCGACAAATTTAACATTTTCCCGACCAGTAAGACTGCCTTGGAATCCTCCGGAAAGGCCTACTGGCCATGATATTTTTTTATTACAAATAATATTTCCATTATCCGGCCTGTCAATTCCACCAATTATCCTTAATAAAGTTGATTTGCCAGCACCGTTACGTCCTATTAAAGCAACATTTTTGTTACTTGGGATTTTTAAATTTATATTTTTAAAAACAAAGTGTATCCCTTTCGATGTTCTATAACTTTTTGTTAAATTATCAATATGAATCATGATGTTAACATCTCTTTTTCTTTAACTTTGTATGATGCTAATGAAAAAAACAGTATTATTAGTGCACATAGTGATAAATAAGATAGACTTGCACCATCAGATTTGTAGTTGTTTAACATGGCTATTCTTGAAAGCTCCACGATATGCACTAATGGGTTCCACAATAAATATGACCAATATTCTCTAGGTATTGAATGCAATGGAAACATTATACAGGACACAAAATATAATGGTTTTAATAAAATAGGGAGCAATTTTTCAGTTTCAGGAAAAGTATTGCCAATGATCATAAATATGGTCCCTATTCCTATAGATACTAAAAAAAGTAGGAACCATGTAACTATTAATAATAACAATCGTTCGAATGAAAATTGTTCTTTAAATGTAAATAATATAATAAGCAAAATAATATATACTAATAAATAAATTAATAATTCTAAAATAGCTCGTGCAATAATAGTATCAATAGGTTTTACGGGTCTATAGTTAAATAGCCCTTGGTTTGCCTCAATTGCGTTTATAGATCTGCTTGATATATTCGAGAATATAAAGAATGGAATAATACCATTTAGCAGAAAGACCGGGAATGATATGCCAGGCATGGTTCTATGCATGATGAAACCAAATATGAAAAATAAAATCAACATATGAGAGGCAGGTTCTAGTATCGCCCATAAATATCCAAGGCGATATTTACCAAAGCGTGTTTTTAACTCTCGTAAAAAGAGAGCATGAACAGCGGCTTTCTGAACTTCAAATCCACTTCTTGCCATTTGATGATGTGATCCTAATATCTTCAGGTATGCTACCGCCCTTGGCTTAACAGCTACCAATACACTGGAGGTAATACTTATTTGTAACTGGATAAATTTCGTTCAGACGGTTCGGCCTTTTTAATAGCCGCAAACAATTTCTGCAGAAATTATTTCCGCAGAAATAATCTGTTCTATTTCCGTCTCTTTTCTTCTAATCCATTCTTCAGGCATGAATGTATTCGGTCTTCTGGTAATTTCAGAAAACTGGCCGTTTTAGAATGTAGAGTTAATTTCTCAGGAAATTATTTTTACCTCTTTTTGCTTAACCAATATGGCTTGAAAAAGACGTAAAGCACCATGCGTTCTGGATTACTCCGTAACACACTTATTCAAAATGGATGTTAGTTTCGCGAGAAATTATTTTTACCATTACTGTTAACTGCTTGATTATAACACCTCTATGTATTTTATGCGTAACAATACCTACAACCTGTATCAAACCAGAACGCACGCAATTGATTACCAATAAATTGTTTAGCGAGAAACTATTTCCCTATTTAAAATTCACTCATGTACTTCTTATTTATATCTACAGCACCCTCTTCACAGCCATATTTGTGATTTATATCACATTTAAATGGTGTTATTTAAGTCACATCAATAATCCCGGAAGTAATTATTTTCGTCGATTAAAATATATACCTTGATTATTTTGCGTATTTATTTTAACCAGTGTTATAACCAGCATCATCCCTCAGTAGATATACCTGAGCAGACTTTTCTAAAAATCGACGAATAGTTTCCATGGAAATTATTATACTTACTTGAAATTCCCTTTCTGATTATCTCCAGGAATTTTACTAATTTCCAGGCTACACAAAATACATATCACACAAGAATTATCCTATATGTTTTGACCTATCAATTGCCACCTAATGATTCATTGCATCTATTAATAATCATGATGTATTGCCACACGTAAGCATATTTATAGGACGCAGGGCTGTTTCAGGAGAGAACTCGTATCTGTCGTTTTGCAGAACATTCAGTGATGGCGGGAGTGGGATATTTCTTATTGCAAAAATATTTAACTCGGTGAGTGGATAAGAAGATTATACACTCACCTTTCGGACTGAATTTCACAGGTAAGGAATTTACTGGAACACTTATCCTCTTATCAACTCCAGTCGCTGCACATTCACCATCCCCGGCTTCTCACCTGCGCTGACATCAATTTGTGTCACCCGCAGCGCATACTTTTCATCCAGCGCGTTTAACCAGTTCAGCAGAT
The DNA window shown above is from Escherichia sp. E4742 and carries:
- a CDS encoding glycosyltransferase; translated protein: MFKRLDSQKYKFIFVGVDRTITAYKAAQYGFEVKCYERLPYFCYGDLYKQLNFLLVTSLYEGGPANIPEAIASGTPIISTPVGMVNDYVKNGVNGIILTGDIEKDIDNINHFSQDINYQELEKNAFASSKNIMTWQDVMEKTSLIYKNMVR
- a CDS encoding ABC transporter ATP-binding protein gives rise to the protein MIHIDNLTKSYRTSKGIHFVFKNINLKIPSNKNVALIGRNGAGKSTLLRIIGGIDRPDNGNIICNKKISWPVGLSGGFQGSLTGRENVKFVARLYSKKNELQSKIKFVEDFSELGHYFDMPIKTYSSGMKSRLGFGLSMAFDFDYYLVDEVTAVGDARFKEKCSRIFKERYEKSNIIMVSHSLNALKEFCDIAIYLKAYDEIKYYDSVIDALDEYSFDIKNVK
- a CDS encoding ABC transporter permease, with amino-acid sequence MARSGFEVQKAAVHALFLRELKTRFGKYRLGYLWAILEPASHMLILFFIFGFIMHRTMPGISFPVFLLNGIIPFFIFSNISSRSINAIEANQGLFNYRPVKPIDTIIARAILELLIYLLVYIILLIILFTFKEQFSFERLLLLIVTWFLLFLVSIGIGTIFMIIGNTFPETEKLLPILLKPLYFVSCIMFPLHSIPREYWSYLLWNPLVHIVELSRIAMLNNYKSDGASLSYLSLCALIILFFSLASYKVKEKEMLTS